The nucleotide window AATTAAACAACATCAGGCCATGAAAGCAGTAATCAAAGTTTTGGTAGTATTTGCTTTACTAATTGTGTCAGGTACAAAAAGTATAGCTCAAGAAATAAGCTGGGTAGCACCAGAGTATTCAAGTTCTTTAGTAAACCCATTTGTAGGAAATCAGAAGGCTACTAATGAAGGTAAAGTAATTTTCGAACAAATGTGTGTTTTGTGTCACGGTGCGAAGGGTCAGGGAAATGGAGAAGCAGGTCTTACTTTACAGCCTCACCCCGCTAATTTTTTAGCTTTGAATGTAAAAAATGAAACTGATGGTGCTATTTTTTGGAAGATAACGAATGGAAAGGCCCCGATGGCAACTTATTTTGAACTATTAACAGATGACCAAAGATGGAAATTGGTCAATTATATACGAGAATTAGAAAAAAAATAATTTTGAATTAGTAACCCGAATCATTTTTTTTTAACGAAACCGTTACTCCAATGGTATTGAGGAGTAACGGTTTTCTTTTGCTTAGTCAAACTTAAGGCGCTCAGTTTTTACCAATTGTAACTATTGAATTCCTCATCCGTAACTCTTTCCAGCCAATCGACAGCGCTTTTTGGAGTAAAGGCGGTTTTGTTACTCCATGTCATTTATCCCATATAACGCCATGTATGGCGTTCTGAACCCCATTTTTGTGGTTGTATAACCCCAAATTTGGCGTCCTGAACCCCAAAAATGGCGTTGCTAACCCTATGAATGGGGTTGTATGACGTAAAATTTGGCGTCTCGAACCCCATACATGGGGTCCTTGACGTAAAAATTGGGGTTTTTTAATCTCTTTTGGTTTAATTCCTCGAAGTTCTGCTTCGATTTTTATGGTATATTCACAGATAAAAAGAAAAATTTACGACCCGAGTGATAGCGAATAGGAGAAGCAATTCTGCTATCGTTGTCTAGATCTGAGCTGTCGGGATTTTTATTTTAAACTGAATATATCAACGTCTTTTCCTTTATAGGTTATTCTTAGTTGTCTATTCATTTTACTTGCTGGATTTTCAACCATTGATACTTCTTCTAATTCCATTTCGTGAATTTCTCTAACACACATTTTACCTGAATAAAATTTTCCTTTCATATGGTCACAATCTTCATATTCTAATTCACAAATGCTGCATTTAGTTTTTTTTATTATTCCGCCAACACTTGCGAACATGATTTTTGGAAAAAGAATCTTTTCGTAAATTTCAAGACGATTGATGTAATTATTTAATTGATTGGAATTAAAAGGATGATTTGTTGAAGCAATTGAAATGCAATTTTGAGCTAAAATCAAAGCTGTCCATGCAGAATCTGTTTCACCTAATTTCAAATTTACTATCATTTGGATTTCTTGTTTAACAGAATCAATAGAATACTTTAAGAATAAAAGAAGATTCATTTCAGTCTCAGTTAATCCTTTCTTCGACATTAAATCGCTTAATTTGTTCATATAAGAATCAATTTCTAATACTTCGCTTTTTTGTAATTCAATATCTCTTGAAAAAATAGCAATGTTTTGTGCATTATCTGCAATTGCATTAAACTCTTCAAATATATTTTTTACTTCAATGTCAGTAATTATCATTTTTCTATATTATTAATTACACTCTCCAGTTCCTTTATTCCTTGAATGTTTCCTTCGTATTTTATTCTTTTATATTCTTTCTTTTTTTTATTCTCAATTATGATTTCAAATTTTATATTTTTTGATTCTGTATTTCCTTTAAAATGATCATAGAGATAACTTGAAATTAGGTTTAGAGAAACACCAATTAAAGCTGAATTTTGTGTGAATAAAGAATAAGTTATAAATAAAATTGGTCCAAACCAATCCGCGCTTTTTCTTGCCCTCAATAACGGTTTGTCTTTTGTTAAATATTCGACAGTTATATTTTCTGCTTTTAACAACTTACGGATATCGGTTGTCGATTCAGAATATATGTATTTTGCGCTTTCAGTTTCATCATTAATATTTTCTGGAATAAAATAAAATGAATTGTTGGAATTGAAATTTAAAAGATTTAATTTGTTTTCGGGCTCTAAATATTTTTCTATTTTGTAGTTCATTGAATTGTCTTATTGTTGTTTCTCGTAGTATCAAGTAATGGCTAACGTCTCCGCTCCGCAAAGTCTCCCGACTTTGCGCTTTTTTAAAATGTTCTTAAAAGCACTAAATCAGTCAAAAGTCTCCCGACTTTTTGGTTAATTTTCTTTAGAATTATATGCTTTCGAATTGTAAATTAAGATTCAAAACATCAATTCAATTGTCGTAAAAGCAAGGAGATTTTGCTAAGCTGCAGTGCTTATTGGAATGGGTGCGAAGTCGGCCCCGAAAGCTTTCGGGGGTCGCACAGCCCGTACGACAAATTTATATTTCATTTTTCAATATCCTTAAGTATGTTTTTTGCTATTTCCCTAACTTTA belongs to Flavobacterium aquiphilum and includes:
- a CDS encoding c-type cytochrome, yielding MKAVIKVLVVFALLIVSGTKSIAQEISWVAPEYSSSLVNPFVGNQKATNEGKVIFEQMCVLCHGAKGQGNGEAGLTLQPHPANFLALNVKNETDGAIFWKITNGKAPMATYFELLTDDQRWKLVNYIRELEKK